Sequence from the Methanoculleus sp. SDB genome:
TTCACTGTCGCAGCCATTCGAGGATGTCACTGGAGAGTGCCCGCTCTGCTTCACCGGGCGACATGCCCGCGCCGCGTGCAACCGTCCACCGAGCGTCCTTCGTCATCAGGTCGCCCGGTCCATGCGCGTCCGAATCGATGACAAAACGGCATCCTGAACTACGTGCGGTGGCAAATACATGCCCGTTGGTCCTGTTGTGACCTCCGCGGGCGGTGATCTCGATTGCGACATGGTTTTTTGCCGCAATAGCAGCATCTTCCGCGGTGATAAGGCCGGGATGGGCAAGAATGTCCACGGCCTCGCTGGTACATGCGGCATGGTTCGTGCCCGGGGCAACGGGTTCGACAACCGACTCCCCGTGGACGACCACAAGATCGGCACCTTCCGCCTTTGCACGCCGGGCAAGCGTGTCGATGAGGGCCGGAGGGATATGGGTCAGTTCGACTCCCGCGAGCACTTCAACGCCGAATTCGCGTGCAGCGTCCCGGACCTCGCCCAGCGCCCGGATCACGGGCGAGATATTGGTGGGATCGACGTGATCGGTGATGCCGATGACCCGGTATCCCAGTACGGCAGCGCGGCGTACCAGTTCAAGGGGAAGGAGTTCGCCGTCCGAGAGCAGGGAGTGCGTGTGCAGGTCGTACATGGAGGTCACACCCGGCCGCCCATCGCCCGGGCAACTGTACGTATGAGCTCTTCTTTCCTGCCGTCCCATGAAACGAGGACCCGGCCCTCGCGAAGCATCCAGCGGGAGGGGTGGTGCGCCTCCTCTGTCCGGAAGGAGAGC
This genomic interval carries:
- a CDS encoding signal recognition particle, producing METERILYPCYFNAALRRREGRRVPANLAVEKPDIAALKAALSRLGLSFRTEEAHHPSRWMLREGRVLVSWDGRKEELIRTVARAMGGRV